From a single Adhaeribacter swui genomic region:
- a CDS encoding DUF5606 family protein encodes MPVNLKDIASIAGMSGLYRIVSPTRSGVIVETLDDKASRMVAQSKHRISLLHEISIYTEDAEVTVPLAEVFERIRQQHGQDIPVNSKSNNDALYAFIEEIIPDYDRSRVYVSDIKKLVSWYSIVSKYVPFTETEAAPEAAEAEPAESAEVDSEK; translated from the coding sequence ATGCCTGTTAATTTAAAAGACATTGCTTCCATCGCTGGCATGAGCGGCTTATACCGGATTGTTAGTCCAACCCGTAGCGGTGTCATCGTGGAAACCCTGGACGATAAAGCCAGCCGCATGGTAGCGCAGTCAAAGCATCGGATTTCTTTGCTGCACGAAATATCTATTTATACCGAAGATGCCGAAGTTACGGTTCCATTAGCAGAGGTATTTGAGCGGATTCGCCAGCAACACGGCCAGGACATTCCGGTTAACAGCAAATCCAACAACGATGCCTTGTACGCTTTTATCGAAGAAATAATTCCGGATTACGACCGGTCGCGAGTATACGTGTCGGATATTAAAAAACTGGTAAGCTGGTACAGCATTGTAAGCAAGTACGTACCTTTTACAGAAACCGAAGCTGCCCCGGAGGCGGCCGAAGCAGAACCAGCCGAATCGGCGGAAGTAGATTCAGAAAAGTAA
- a CDS encoding energy transducer TonB, with amino-acid sequence MRLKLSISILSFAFFAAANAVNAQTTPATEAPQTTEAPKNKVGVDKALPFAQFYEGGQTAMYDFIAKEMQYPALAKRNRIMGQVIIGFTMNDDGTVANAKILKNIGGGCGDEALRVVKLLKFNAPGFASNYSIPINFKL; translated from the coding sequence ATGCGTTTAAAATTATCGATTTCTATTTTAAGTTTTGCTTTCTTTGCAGCCGCTAACGCGGTTAATGCCCAAACCACCCCCGCAACAGAAGCCCCTCAAACTACCGAGGCGCCTAAAAATAAAGTTGGGGTAGATAAAGCTTTGCCTTTTGCGCAATTTTACGAAGGTGGTCAAACGGCGATGTACGACTTTATTGCCAAAGAAATGCAGTATCCGGCATTAGCCAAACGTAACCGTATTATGGGCCAGGTAATTATTGGCTTTACCATGAACGACGACGGCACAGTGGCTAATGCTAAAATTTTAAAAAATATTGGCGGCGGCTGCGGCGACGAGGCCTTGCGCGTAGTAAAATTACTAAAATTTAATGCTCCCGGTTTTGCTTCTAATTACAGCATTCCGATTAATTTTAAACTTTAA
- the yihA gene encoding ribosome biogenesis GTP-binding protein YihA/YsxC — MVIKEAKFISSNTEVAKCPETKLPEYAFIGRSNVGKSSLINMLTERTKLAKTSSLPGKTQLINHFLINDSWYLVDLPGYGWARVSQTSREKWSKMVKAYLGKRENLACVFLLIDSRLEPQKTDLEFIQVLGEMGVPFVLVFTKTDKQSVQKTQMNIATFKRTLLQTWEELPRLFITSSTEKKGRDEILDFIAETNEELLKN, encoded by the coding sequence ATGGTTATAAAAGAAGCTAAATTTATTAGTAGCAACACCGAGGTAGCCAAATGTCCGGAAACAAAATTGCCCGAATACGCTTTTATTGGCCGGTCTAACGTGGGTAAATCGTCGTTAATAAACATGCTTACCGAACGGACCAAGTTAGCCAAAACTTCTTCTTTGCCCGGCAAAACCCAGTTAATTAACCACTTTTTAATTAACGACTCCTGGTATCTGGTTGATTTACCGGGTTATGGTTGGGCCCGCGTAAGCCAGACTTCCCGCGAAAAGTGGTCGAAAATGGTGAAGGCTTATTTGGGAAAACGTGAAAATTTAGCCTGCGTTTTTTTACTCATCGATTCGCGGCTGGAGCCGCAAAAAACCGATTTGGAATTTATTCAGGTATTGGGCGAAATGGGTGTGCCGTTTGTTTTGGTTTTTACCAAAACCGATAAGCAATCGGTTCAGAAAACGCAAATGAATATTGCTACGTTTAAACGCACTTTGCTGCAAACTTGGGAAGAGCTGCCGCGCCTGTTTATTACTTCTTCAACCGAGAAAAAAGGCCGCGACGAAATCCTGGATTTTATCGCCGAAACCAACGAAGAACTGCTGAAAAATTAA
- a CDS encoding PD40 domain-containing protein: protein MIFYPGRHIRLLFLGLVCFCSAPVHAQKERSFLKTADSYFMVGNYRAAIPYYEQVLNSDKAQPLALYRAGVSYLAYDKDRASDYLYKAQRLNPNVAPDIEYWLGRADHVNYRFDDAVEHYKLYANTLPKNAQARKEVDLLIQQSRTAQKFVQKPKDLFVRNLGPTINSPFSDHSPVISRDNKTLIYTTRNRTAVHEKVNTDGEYTEEIVEAVRLDADTWSEPRSLNLHLNSKGHDASIQLFDNDTRLLMYRQSQNGDFYVARRKESNWSLPEKLNGHINTPNYESDAFITHDNNTLYFATTHFSKKGDKDLFMSRKDANGVWGKPVSLGNTINTAFDEDSPFLTPDGKTLYFTSRGHNTMGGYDVFVSHLDSVTQTWSAPENMGYPINSPDDDTYFRLNADGTMAYLSSYRMGGYGEKDIWSIDLSKEVKIKGQVANAEKVDATTLEINFTSRPKNNRALQYYAPVLSTGDFEIQLQSGRTYQVTFKQNGQVISTQEYEVPATAAPEVVKTAAFRILEDKLSQAAPVKSKK, encoded by the coding sequence ATGATTTTTTACCCTGGCAGACACATTCGCCTCTTATTTTTAGGATTAGTTTGTTTTTGTAGTGCGCCGGTGCACGCGCAAAAAGAGCGTTCTTTTTTAAAAACTGCCGATTCTTATTTTATGGTAGGTAATTACCGCGCCGCTATTCCGTATTATGAGCAGGTTTTAAACAGCGATAAAGCGCAACCGCTTGCTTTATACCGGGCCGGCGTAAGTTATTTAGCTTACGATAAAGACCGGGCCAGTGATTATTTATATAAAGCGCAACGGCTAAATCCCAATGTGGCGCCGGATATTGAGTACTGGCTAGGGCGGGCCGATCACGTAAATTACCGCTTCGACGACGCCGTGGAGCACTATAAGTTGTACGCCAATACTTTACCTAAAAACGCGCAAGCCCGGAAAGAAGTAGATTTACTTATTCAGCAAAGCCGCACTGCGCAAAAATTTGTGCAAAAACCCAAAGATTTGTTTGTCCGGAACCTGGGCCCAACCATTAACTCGCCTTTTTCGGACCATAGCCCGGTTATTTCCCGCGATAACAAAACCTTAATTTACACTACCCGCAACCGGACTGCCGTGCACGAAAAAGTAAACACCGATGGCGAATATACCGAAGAAATAGTGGAAGCAGTGCGTTTAGATGCGGATACCTGGTCCGAACCGCGTTCTTTAAATTTACACCTGAACAGCAAAGGCCACGATGCGTCTATTCAATTATTCGATAACGATACCAGGTTGCTGATGTACCGCCAATCGCAAAACGGCGACTTTTATGTGGCGCGTAGAAAAGAATCGAACTGGAGCTTACCCGAAAAACTGAACGGCCACATTAACACCCCCAACTACGAAAGTGATGCTTTTATAACCCACGATAATAACACGTTGTATTTTGCAACTACGCATTTTTCTAAAAAAGGCGATAAAGATTTATTTATGAGCCGGAAAGATGCCAACGGCGTTTGGGGCAAGCCGGTAAGTTTAGGTAACACTATAAATACTGCTTTCGATGAAGATAGTCCGTTTTTAACCCCGGATGGCAAAACACTGTACTTTACTTCGCGGGGGCACAATACCATGGGCGGCTACGACGTATTTGTTTCGCACCTCGATTCCGTAACCCAAACCTGGTCGGCACCCGAAAATATGGGTTATCCTATTAACTCGCCTGATGATGACACTTACTTCCGGCTGAATGCCGATGGAACTATGGCTTATTTATCGTCGTACCGGATGGGCGGCTACGGCGAAAAGGATATCTGGTCGATTGATTTAAGTAAAGAAGTAAAGATAAAAGGGCAGGTAGCCAATGCAGAAAAAGTGGATGCTACCACTTTAGAAATAAACTTTACCAGCCGGCCTAAAAACAACCGGGCTTTACAATATTACGCGCCGGTATTGAGCACCGGCGATTTTGAAATTCAATTGCAGTCGGGACGCACGTACCAGGTTACGTTTAAGCAAAATGGCCAGGTAATTAGCACCCAGGAGTACGAAGTGCCCGCTACCGCTGCCCCCGAGGTTGTAAAAACCGCCGCTTTCCGGATTTTGGAAGATAAACTCTCGCAGGCCGCTCCGGTAAAAAGTAAGAAGTAA
- the ubiE gene encoding bifunctional demethylmenaquinone methyltransferase/2-methoxy-6-polyprenyl-1,4-benzoquinol methylase UbiE, producing the protein MSVVPYKDTADNKKSQVAHMFNSIAGKYDFLNHFLSAGIDIIWRKKAIDLVARNKPQYILDIATGTGDFAIEAQRLKPKKIIGVDISEGMLAVGREKIQKKQLSHLIELKSGDSENLEFNANEFDAVMAAFGVRNFENLEKGLSEMYRVLKPGGQVVILEFSKPKAFPFKQGYNFYFKHILPVFGKLISKDRAAYTYLPESVQAFPDGPDFTTILSQVGFKSTAWHPLTFGISSIYVGTK; encoded by the coding sequence ATGAGCGTAGTTCCCTATAAAGATACCGCCGACAACAAAAAATCGCAAGTGGCGCACATGTTTAACAGCATTGCGGGTAAATACGATTTTCTAAATCATTTTTTAAGTGCCGGTATTGATATTATCTGGCGAAAAAAAGCCATTGATTTAGTAGCCCGAAATAAACCCCAGTACATTTTAGATATTGCCACCGGCACCGGCGATTTTGCTATCGAAGCCCAACGGCTTAAACCTAAAAAAATTATTGGGGTAGATATTTCGGAAGGCATGTTGGCCGTGGGCCGCGAAAAAATCCAGAAAAAGCAACTCAGCCATTTAATCGAGTTAAAATCCGGCGATTCGGAAAATCTGGAATTTAACGCCAACGAGTTTGACGCCGTGATGGCCGCTTTTGGCGTGCGCAATTTTGAAAATCTGGAAAAAGGATTATCAGAAATGTACCGCGTTTTAAAACCCGGTGGCCAGGTGGTTATTCTGGAGTTTTCGAAACCCAAGGCTTTCCCGTTTAAGCAAGGTTATAATTTTTATTTTAAACATATTTTACCGGTTTTTGGTAAGCTAATCTCGAAAGACCGGGCGGCTTATACGTATTTGCCCGAATCAGTGCAGGCATTTCCGGACGGCCCGGATTTTACTACCATATTATCGCAAGTCGGATTTAAATCTACAGCATGGCATCCTCTTACCTTTGGCATCAGTTCTATTTACGTGGGCACCAAGTAA
- the porT gene encoding type IX secretion/gliding motility protein PorT/SprT yields MASSYLWHQFYLRGHQVIWGILFFVLVTGLPNAQAQQKIKKINLSNHDDKSMHYGFHLSLNMAKFRLEHSQYYRDSVYRPDGSTIFSKGTPGFNIGFVLNKKITDYVDLRFLPGVGFYSRTLTYKDFEGVESTQEFGITAAEFPLLFKLKSERRKNVRMYVVGGAKASVNVGNKKKGDAVTSLEINANDFAIEYGVGVDLFYPFFKFAPEIRFSNGLTNLRSPGNSLGARSLDRVTTNTVTLYLFFEN; encoded by the coding sequence ATGGCATCCTCTTACCTTTGGCATCAGTTCTATTTACGTGGGCACCAAGTAATTTGGGGTATTTTATTTTTTGTGTTGGTAACGGGTTTACCAAACGCGCAGGCGCAGCAAAAAATTAAAAAAATAAACCTTTCTAACCACGATGACAAATCCATGCACTACGGCTTTCATTTAAGCCTGAACATGGCCAAATTCAGACTGGAACATTCGCAGTATTACCGGGATAGCGTTTACCGGCCCGATGGCAGCACCATTTTCTCGAAAGGCACGCCGGGCTTTAACATTGGCTTTGTTTTAAATAAAAAAATTACCGACTACGTAGATTTGCGCTTTTTGCCGGGCGTAGGGTTTTATTCCCGCACGCTCACTTACAAAGATTTTGAAGGCGTAGAAAGTACCCAGGAGTTTGGCATTACGGCCGCCGAATTTCCGTTATTGTTTAAATTAAAATCGGAACGGCGTAAAAATGTGCGCATGTACGTAGTGGGCGGAGCCAAAGCATCCGTAAACGTGGGCAACAAGAAAAAAGGCGATGCCGTAACTTCCCTGGAAATAAACGCCAACGATTTTGCCATTGAGTACGGTGTAGGAGTTGATTTATTTTATCCATTTTTTAAGTTTGCTCCCGAAATCCGGTTTTCTAATGGCTTAACTAATTTACGGTCGCCCGGAAATAGTTTGGGGGCTCGCAGCCTGGACCGGGTTACTACCAATACCGTTACCTTGTACTTATTTTTCGAAAACTAA
- a CDS encoding SDR family NAD(P)-dependent oxidoreductase yields MNKIALVTGATSGIGWATAVSLAKAGYRIIATGRRAERLTALQQEIDQPILPLQFDVRDKQAVKKAIASIPAEWQQIAVLVNNAGNAHGLSPIQDGDELDWEMMIDINVKGLLYVSKEIIPFMIKQQAGHIINIGSVAGKEVYLNGNVYCASKFAVDALSQGMRLDLNKEGIKVSEVNPGLVQTEFSEVRFKGDTERAENVYKGFQPLVAQDIADLIVFMVTRPPHVNLAEILILPTAQASATLVKKA; encoded by the coding sequence ATGAATAAAATTGCCTTAGTTACCGGCGCTACTTCCGGAATTGGTTGGGCTACGGCCGTTTCTTTAGCCAAAGCAGGTTACCGGATTATTGCTACAGGCCGCCGGGCCGAGCGTTTAACGGCTTTGCAACAAGAAATTGACCAGCCTATATTGCCTTTACAATTTGATGTTCGAGATAAGCAGGCAGTAAAAAAGGCTATTGCCAGTATACCAGCAGAATGGCAACAAATTGCGGTTTTAGTGAATAATGCCGGTAACGCCCACGGTTTGTCGCCCATTCAGGACGGTGATGAATTAGACTGGGAAATGATGATCGATATTAATGTAAAAGGTTTGTTGTACGTTTCCAAAGAAATCATTCCTTTCATGATTAAACAACAAGCCGGGCACATTATTAACATTGGCTCCGTGGCCGGCAAAGAAGTTTACCTGAATGGCAACGTATACTGCGCTTCTAAATTTGCCGTAGATGCGCTTAGCCAAGGCATGCGCCTGGATTTAAACAAAGAAGGCATAAAAGTTTCGGAAGTAAACCCGGGCTTAGTACAAACCGAGTTTTCGGAAGTACGGTTTAAAGGCGATACCGAACGGGCCGAAAACGTGTACAAAGGGTTTCAACCATTGGTAGCACAGGATATTGCCGATTTAATTGTATTTATGGTTACCCGGCCCCCGCACGTAAACCTGGCTGAAATTCTTATTTTACCAACGGCTCAGGCCAGCGCCACGCTCGTTAAAAAAGCTTAA
- a CDS encoding VOC family protein has product MEFAKIKETCLYVSDLAKSKYLYHQQLGLPLISEVPGRHLFLRAGSSVLLCFIADAAKQSTEVPPHFGSGHLHLAFETSPAEYPLWKAKLQAMQIPIE; this is encoded by the coding sequence ATGGAGTTTGCAAAAATCAAAGAAACCTGCCTCTATGTGTCGGATTTAGCGAAGAGCAAATATTTATACCACCAACAATTAGGCTTACCCTTGATAAGTGAAGTACCCGGTCGGCATTTGTTTTTGCGGGCGGGTAGTTCGGTGTTGCTTTGCTTTATCGCCGATGCCGCCAAACAATCCACGGAAGTACCGCCGCATTTTGGTTCCGGACACCTGCATCTGGCTTTTGAAACATCACCGGCAGAATACCCGCTTTGGAAAGCTAAACTACAAGCAATGCAAATCCCGATAGAATAG
- a CDS encoding saccharopine dehydrogenase family protein, which produces MKHILLLGAGRSSVYLIDYLISQAPLQDWHLTIADLDTQPLQSRFAGSPQLTLVNFNIHNPENLKNWVPAADLVISMLPAAFHLAVAKACLEFKKHFLTASYITPEIQNLHGEAQQNKLLFLMETGLDPGIDHLSAMETISRIQAPGGELLAFKSYTGGLVAPESDNNPWHYKISWNPRNVVLAGKGTATFLQNNKPKYIPYPQLFRRTEIITVPGLGPLEGYANRDSLLYRKAYNLDTIPTLLRGTLRWPGFCSAWHQLVTLGLTDDHYTVPNSDNITYAQWLEYYLPETAGADSILAKRLADFLKIQEDSPELEAIRYLGLLGDRIIGLKEASPAQILEQCLVQKLKLQPTDRDLVVMQHEFQYRLAGIKKRLKSSLVLEGKDATYTAMAKTVGMPLAFAAELILQEKITLTGVHLPIYPELYQPILARLKSIGIGFTEQEEIF; this is translated from the coding sequence ATGAAGCATATTTTACTGCTGGGTGCGGGCCGCTCCTCGGTTTACCTAATTGATTATTTAATTAGTCAGGCTCCTCTTCAAGATTGGCACCTAACCATTGCTGATTTAGATACCCAACCTTTACAAAGCCGCTTCGCTGGTTCTCCCCAACTTACTTTAGTAAATTTTAATATTCACAATCCGGAAAATTTAAAAAATTGGGTACCCGCCGCTGATTTAGTAATTTCCATGTTGCCCGCTGCTTTTCATTTGGCGGTGGCAAAAGCATGTCTAGAATTTAAAAAACATTTTCTTACGGCCTCGTACATTACGCCCGAAATCCAGAACTTACACGGAGAAGCGCAACAAAATAAATTGTTGTTTTTGATGGAAACCGGTTTAGATCCGGGCATCGACCATCTTTCGGCCATGGAAACAATCTCCCGGATTCAGGCGCCGGGAGGGGAATTATTGGCTTTTAAATCATACACGGGTGGTTTGGTGGCACCTGAGTCAGATAATAATCCCTGGCATTACAAAATATCCTGGAACCCGCGCAATGTAGTGCTGGCCGGTAAGGGCACTGCCACGTTCCTGCAAAATAATAAACCCAAGTACATCCCGTACCCGCAATTATTCCGCCGCACCGAAATAATAACTGTTCCGGGTTTGGGGCCATTAGAAGGGTACGCCAACCGCGATTCGCTGCTCTATCGGAAAGCCTATAACTTAGATACCATACCAACTTTGCTGCGGGGCACCTTGCGCTGGCCGGGTTTCTGCAGCGCCTGGCACCAGTTAGTTACATTGGGTTTAACAGATGATCATTATACTGTACCAAATTCCGACAACATCACTTACGCCCAGTGGCTGGAGTATTATTTACCCGAAACAGCAGGAGCAGACTCCATCTTAGCTAAACGCCTGGCCGATTTTTTAAAAATTCAGGAAGATAGCCCGGAGTTGGAAGCCATCCGGTATTTAGGTTTACTGGGCGACCGAATAATAGGGCTGAAGGAAGCAAGCCCGGCCCAGATTTTAGAACAATGTTTGGTGCAGAAACTAAAACTACAACCCACCGACCGGGACTTAGTTGTAATGCAGCACGAGTTCCAGTATAGGTTGGCGGGAATAAAAAAACGCCTGAAATCGTCTTTGGTGCTGGAAGGTAAAGATGCCACTTACACCGCCATGGCAAAAACGGTAGGTATGCCGCTGGCTTTTGCTGCCGAATTAATTTTGCAAGAAAAAATAACCCTTACAGGCGTGCACCTGCCCATTTACCCGGAACTGTACCAGCCCATACTGGCCCGTTTAAAATCAATCGGCATTGGCTTTACAGAGCAGGAAGAAATTTTTTAA
- a CDS encoding tRNA1(Val) (adenine(37)-N6)-methyltransferase has translation MANSYFQFKRFRIEQDQCAMKVCTDSCLFGAWVPVENAASILDIGTGTGLLALMAAQRSAATIQAVEIDEPAAEQARGNFKNSSWSDRLQLFKGSLQEYEQVNTTTYDVIISNPPFYQSSLKSGNKARNQAMHTIDLPFLDLLRFCKKNLNAQGAVYLLLPPYEAGLVIDLANTFGLFLQQEVKMYTKINGKHIRSILQFRFQTPPEVKTTALFIRTETEAYTPEFKNLLQLYYLIF, from the coding sequence GTGGCTAACTCTTATTTTCAGTTTAAGCGGTTCCGGATAGAACAAGACCAATGTGCCATGAAAGTTTGCACCGATTCTTGTTTATTCGGGGCCTGGGTACCCGTGGAAAATGCCGCTTCTATTCTGGATATTGGCACCGGTACGGGTTTGCTGGCCCTTATGGCGGCTCAACGGTCCGCCGCTACCATACAAGCTGTAGAAATTGACGAACCGGCCGCAGAGCAAGCCCGGGGAAATTTTAAAAATAGTTCCTGGTCAGATCGGTTGCAGTTATTTAAAGGTTCGTTGCAGGAGTATGAGCAGGTAAATACTACTACTTATGATGTAATCATTAGTAATCCGCCGTTTTACCAAAGTTCGCTTAAATCCGGGAACAAGGCCCGCAACCAGGCCATGCACACCATAGACTTGCCTTTTTTGGATCTGCTTCGGTTTTGTAAAAAAAATTTGAATGCCCAAGGAGCGGTTTATTTGTTGTTACCGCCGTACGAAGCCGGACTGGTGATTGATTTGGCAAATACCTTTGGCTTGTTTCTGCAGCAGGAAGTTAAAATGTATACCAAAATAAACGGCAAACATATCCGGAGCATTTTACAATTTCGCTTTCAGACGCCGCCCGAGGTAAAAACAACGGCGCTCTTTATCCGCACCGAAACAGAAGCATATACCCCGGAATTTAAAAATTTACTTCAACTTTACTACCTGATTTTTTAA
- the rnhA gene encoding ribonuclease HI: MIQIFTDGSSRGNPGPGGYGTILRFKQFEKELTAGYRRTTNNRMELLAVIVGLEALKTPDIPVTIYSDSKYVVDAVEKKWVFGWQKKGFAGKANADLWARFLAVYRKFKVSFVWLKGHAGHPENERCDQLAVASALSPNLLIDHGYEAAEKSLK; encoded by the coding sequence TTGATTCAGATATTCACCGACGGTTCTTCGCGGGGTAATCCGGGACCTGGCGGGTACGGTACCATTTTACGATTTAAACAGTTCGAGAAAGAACTAACGGCAGGTTACCGCCGAACCACCAATAACCGCATGGAGTTACTTGCCGTTATTGTGGGCCTCGAAGCCCTGAAAACCCCGGATATTCCGGTAACCATTTACTCCGACTCTAAATACGTGGTAGATGCCGTGGAGAAAAAGTGGGTATTTGGCTGGCAGAAAAAAGGCTTTGCCGGTAAAGCAAATGCCGATTTATGGGCCCGCTTTCTGGCAGTTTATCGTAAATTTAAAGTTAGCTTCGTGTGGCTCAAAGGGCACGCCGGACACCCGGAAAATGAACGCTGCGACCAATTAGCAGTTGCCAGCGCCTTAAGCCCGAATCTGCTCATCGATCACGGGTACGAAGCGGCCGAAAAGTCTTTGAAGTAA
- a CDS encoding MarC family protein yields MLNFKEILSVTLILFAIIDIIGSIPIIIELRKREGVIQSEKATLVAGVLMILFLFLGQEILKLFGLDFESFALAGAIILFLIGMEMVLGIHLFQSNPNSKSGSIVPLAFPLIVGAGTLTTLLSLRAAYALVNILVGIILNLIFVYTVLKSSSWIEQKLGDTGSDILRKVFGVILLAIAIKLFKSNIHLS; encoded by the coding sequence ATGCTTAACTTTAAAGAAATACTATCCGTCACGTTAATTTTATTCGCCATCATCGACATTATTGGGTCTATCCCGATTATTATTGAGTTACGCAAGCGGGAAGGCGTTATTCAATCCGAAAAAGCCACGTTGGTAGCCGGCGTGCTCATGATCTTGTTTTTGTTTTTGGGCCAGGAAATTTTAAAATTATTTGGTTTAGACTTTGAATCTTTTGCTCTGGCCGGTGCTATTATTTTGTTCTTAATCGGGATGGAAATGGTGCTGGGCATTCACTTGTTCCAATCTAACCCAAATTCGAAAAGTGGCTCCATCGTGCCTTTGGCTTTTCCTTTAATTGTAGGGGCCGGTACATTAACTACCCTCCTGTCTTTAAGGGCAGCTTATGCTTTGGTCAATATCTTAGTTGGTATTATATTAAATTTAATTTTTGTGTACACCGTTCTAAAATCGTCCAGCTGGATTGAACAAAAACTCGGCGACACCGGCTCCGATATTCTGCGGAAAGTATTCGGGGTAATTTTACTGGCCATTGCCATCAAACTATTCAAAAGCAACATTCACTTGTCTTGA
- a CDS encoding aminotransferase class V-fold PLP-dependent enzyme, producing the protein MPDTALNFYPGPSRVYDQVKDYLNMAFDEGILGIQHRSEKFVEISKNTVALLKKKLNIPQDYYVFFTSSATECWEILTQSLVKQKSFHLYNGAFGQKWLEYARKIRPESTGVAFDVNAEINVADLQVPTDVDLLCITQNETSNGTQVKEPTILNLFNRFPDPLIAVDATSSMAGINLKYIKADIWYASVQKCFGLPAGLAVLVCSPRTIFRAKQINERRYYNSLVMMYEKMLNYQTTHTPNVLNIYLLNKVLEQRPLIKLTDKDITQRAHQLYDFFQEQITGNLSLLIENPEVRSYTVLAVKGEPKLVEEVKKKAALQGITLGNGYGAWAKNTFRIANFPAIPDAEYEVLKNFFLKNYA; encoded by the coding sequence ATGCCTGATACCGCACTAAACTTTTATCCTGGCCCGTCGCGCGTGTACGACCAGGTAAAAGATTATTTAAATATGGCTTTCGACGAAGGCATTCTGGGGATTCAGCACCGCAGCGAAAAGTTTGTCGAAATTTCTAAAAACACGGTAGCCCTTTTAAAAAAGAAGCTTAACATTCCGCAGGATTATTATGTGTTTTTTACCTCGTCGGCTACCGAGTGCTGGGAAATTTTAACCCAGAGCTTAGTTAAGCAAAAAAGCTTTCACCTTTATAACGGCGCCTTCGGGCAGAAATGGCTGGAGTACGCCCGTAAGATACGGCCGGAATCTACGGGCGTAGCCTTTGATGTGAACGCGGAGATAAACGTGGCTGATTTGCAAGTGCCTACGGATGTTGATTTGCTTTGCATAACGCAAAACGAAACTTCTAACGGAACGCAAGTAAAAGAACCTACCATCTTAAATTTATTTAACCGCTTCCCCGATCCGTTGATTGCCGTTGATGCCACCTCTTCTATGGCGGGCATTAATTTAAAATATATTAAAGCCGATATCTGGTACGCTTCGGTGCAAAAATGTTTTGGCTTACCCGCCGGTTTGGCGGTGTTGGTATGCTCGCCCCGCACCATTTTCCGGGCTAAACAAATAAATGAAAGAAGGTACTATAACAGCCTGGTAATGATGTATGAAAAAATGCTGAACTACCAAACCACGCACACCCCCAACGTTCTTAATATATACCTGCTGAACAAAGTACTGGAACAACGGCCTTTAATTAAACTAACCGATAAAGACATCACCCAGCGGGCGCACCAGCTGTACGATTTTTTTCAGGAGCAGATTACGGGTAACTTGTCTTTGTTAATCGAAAATCCGGAAGTTCGGTCTTACACGGTGCTGGCCGTAAAAGGCGAACCTAAACTGGTAGAAGAAGTAAAGAAAAAAGCCGCTTTACAAGGCATTACATTAGGTAATGGCTACGGCGCCTGGGCCAAAAACACTTTCCGGATTGCCAACTTCCCGGCTATTCCGGATGCAGAATACGAGGTGCTGAAAAACTTTTTTTTAAAAAATTACGCTTAA
- the aroQ gene encoding type II 3-dehydroquinate dehydratase, with the protein MKILIINGPNLNLLGVREKSVYGSRSFEHYFEELKTSFPDLELEYYQSNIEGELINKIHEVGFTYKGILLNAGAYTHTSIALADAIAAIETPVIEVHISNVYAREEFRHHSYISKNCKGCIVGFGLDGYRLGLMYLNNLKPKKLGFEFKNA; encoded by the coding sequence ATGAAAATTTTAATTATAAATGGCCCTAATTTAAACCTGCTGGGAGTCCGGGAAAAATCGGTGTACGGCAGCCGTTCGTTCGAGCATTATTTCGAAGAACTAAAAACCAGCTTTCCGGATTTAGAACTGGAATACTACCAAAGTAACATCGAAGGCGAGTTAATTAACAAAATCCACGAAGTAGGTTTTACTTACAAAGGTATTTTATTGAACGCGGGCGCCTACACGCATACTTCCATTGCCTTGGCCGATGCGATTGCGGCCATAGAAACCCCGGTAATTGAAGTGCATATTTCTAATGTGTACGCGCGCGAAGAGTTCCGGCACCACAGCTATATCAGTAAAAACTGCAAAGGCTGCATTGTTGGCTTTGGCCTGGATGGTTACCGGTTAGGGTTAATGTACTTAAATAATTTAAAACCTAAAAAACTAGGTTTTGAGTTTAAAAACGCCTGA